A stretch of the Fusarium musae strain F31 chromosome 2, whole genome shotgun sequence genome encodes the following:
- a CDS encoding hypothetical protein (EggNog:ENOG41) gives MSFHPQTPQSPSQFSSGTSEPVLSVTTSMTSTATPTTLPTPAHSVTGSAHHDLAMTDDSPHKRKRSVDDSGDREQKKVHTEESKLGIEDLHLDVGKKYLLCQTPHPESLPRVSEDLYDMFNLSGLAAEVAREKPNGEKNALRSSYTGHMKNLGIAGNWKVRVTDKDSNAEKPDFFDILHMPDEDWDNTIVKGQNIKHGLSQASLSALGRAVTMAKGPIGKKDWDTSRLGLQSPGLDSKQTSSARPTAPNTPLNVPGAVGRLKAQGPSANDPNRPKRNVKKRTYGDSSFEGYGEGYPDDDTAAEGGYSTGEGEGGQKRRKKNPGSTSPYPSAMRQQSYGPGMVGA, from the coding sequence ATGTCGTTCCATCCTCAGACTCCCCAGAGCCCATCGCAATTCTCCTCCGGGACCTCGGAGCCCGTGTTAAGCGTGACAACCTCAATGACCTCCACAGCCACGCCAACCACCTTGCCGACTCCTGCCCACAGCGTCACTGGAAGCGCCCATCACGACCTTGCAATGACCGACGACTCCCCCCACAAGCGGAAGCGCTCTGTGGATGACAGTGGCGACCGCGAGCAGAAGAAAGTCCACACTGAGGAAAGCAAGCTGGGCATTGAGGACCTGCATCTCGATGTAGGGAAGAAATACCTTCTTTGCCAGACTCCTCATCCGGAGTCATTACCACGCGTCTCGGAAGATCTTTATGACATGTTCAACCTCAGTGGGCTCGCCGCCGAAGTAGCTCGGGAGAAGCCAAACGGAGAAAAGAACGCATTACGTTCATCTTACACAGGCCATATGAAGAACTTAGGTATTGCTGGCAACTGGAAAGTGCGAGTAACAGACAAGGACTCTAACGCCGAGAAACCCGACTTCTTCGACATCCTGCATATGCCCGATGAGGATTGGGATAACACGATAGTCAAGGGTCAAAACATCAAACACGGGCTATCACAAGCAAGTCTCTCCGCCCTCGGACGAGCAGTAACCATGGCCAAAGGACCTATAGGCAAGAAGGACTGGGACACTTCAAGATTAGGACTTCAGTCACCCGGCCTGGATTCAAAGCAAACTTCGTCAGCGAGACCTACCGCTCCCAACACTCCGCTCAACGTACCCGGCGCAGTAGGACGACTAAAGGCTCAGGGGCCCTCAGCAAACGATCCAAACCGACCAAAGCGTAACGTGAAGAAGCGAACATATGGTGATAGCAGTTTCGAGGGCTATGGCGAAGGCTACCCTGACGATGACACAGCTGCGGAAGGGGGCTACTCAacgggagagggagagggcgGCCAGAAGCGACGCAAGAAGAATCCGGGAAGCACCTCGCCATACCCGAGTGCTATGCGCCAGCAAAGCTACGGCCCTGGCATGGTGGGCGCATGA